The proteins below are encoded in one region of Pomacea canaliculata isolate SZHN2017 linkage group LG7, ASM307304v1, whole genome shotgun sequence:
- the LOC112569490 gene encoding deleted in malignant brain tumors 1 protein-like, translating to MSTPSNMMYRAVSVYWISVLLVPSVAQQMSARVVGGTADAGRLEIWYDGTWGTVCEDGFGQRDALVACRMLGFNSTTAVAVGSAKYGAGSGPILFNELQCVGHETSLAQCPYSELYRHNCGHWDDVGVMCNFNSAQQMSARVVGGTADAGRLELLYDETWNTVCGYRFGTEEALVACRMLGFNRYGMILITFEKLLSHFSPEKHFCLIGEMYPYYKLANKRKYKIFEDNPCLKSFF from the exons ATGTCGACACCCAGCAACATGATGTACAGGGCCGTCAGTGTTTACTGGATCTCTGTTCTCCTGGTGCCCAGTGTGG CTCAGCAGATGTCAGCTCGTGTAGTTGGTGGCACAGCAgacgcaggacgtctagagatatggtacgatggaacttggggcacagtgtgtgagGATGGATTTGGACAGAGAGATgccttggtagcctgcaggatgctgggatttaACAG cacaacagcagtagccgtggggtcagccaagtacggagcaggctctggtcctattctgttcaaTGAACTGCAGTGTGTGGGgcacgaaaccagcctggcgcagtgtccATACTCGGAGCTCTACAGACACAACTGTGGACATTGGGAtgatgtcggcgtcatgtgcaacttca ATTCAGCTCAGCAGATGTCAGCTCGTGTAGTTGGTGGCACAGCAgacgcaggacgtctagagCTATTGTACGATGaaacttggaacacagtgtgtggcTATAGGTTTGGAACGGAGGAGgccttggtagcctgcaggatgctagggTTTAACAGGTATGGGATGATACTCATTACCTTTGAAAagcttttatctcatttttctcCAGAGAAACACTTTTGTTTAATAGGAGAAATGTATCCCTATTATAAGTTAGCGAATAAACGAAAGTACAAAATTTTTGAAGATAATCCCTGccttaaaagttttttttaa